The following proteins come from a genomic window of Mustelus asterias chromosome 1, sMusAst1.hap1.1, whole genome shotgun sequence:
- the nudt2 gene encoding bis(5'-nucleosyl)-tetraphosphatase [asymmetrical], which produces MTLRACGLIVFRRLHAVGFASAPPQIQFLLLQTSYGQHHWTPPKGHVDPGEDDLQTALRETEEEAGLKSKDFNVLDGYKKEMIYKVNNKPKTVIYWLAEVKDDNTEIKLSDEHQTFRWLSVEEACKLAKYQEMQEALREAHQFISNK; this is translated from the exons ATGACGCTCCGGGCCTGCGGCTTGATTGTTTTCCGGCGGCTCCATGCGGTGGGATTCGCCTCCGCGCCTCCCCAAATCCAGTTCCTACTTTTACAGACCTCTTACGGGCAGCATCACTGGACGCCTCCGAAAG GGCATGTTGATCCAGGTGAAGATGACCTCCAAACTGCACTTCGTGAAACCGAGGAAGAAGCCGGACTCAAAAGCAAGGATTTTAATGTGCTTGATGGATACAAGAAGGAAATGatatacaaagtgaataataaacccaAAACTGTTATCTACTGGCTGGCAGAAGTAAAGGATGATAACACAGAAATAAAACTCTCTGATGAGCATCAAACATTCCGCTGGTTAAGCGTGGAAGAGGCCTGTAAACTTGCTAAATATCAAGAAATGCAGGAAGCATTGAGAGAAGCTCACCAGTTCATCTCAAATAAATAA